The genomic stretch GAAACAACATTTCTATATCAGTTGCGGGAGAACGGTTACAATCCGGTATTTATCCCTGATGCTGCGGTACAACATCATGTAGATAAGGAATTGCTTGAGCCATCAGGCATTTTAAAAAGAGCTTTTACAAACGGTAGAGGTGCTGCCAGGCAATTCTTCTTAAGACAGCCAGATGAGCTTAAGAAGTATGTCTTTTTTAAGAGAGTTAAAGCAGGTGCAGGAATAATTAAATGGAAAATAAATGAATGGCTCTTAAACTATTCATTTAATGATAATAATCGTGTACTGCGTCAAATACAAGTAATGAAAGGAATAGGATGGCATACTGAAATGATTAAGATATTCAAAGAGTTAAAAAAATGGAAGAAACTATGAAGTTCGAATCCTGGGTTGTGAATGAATCGAAACCCGATGCCAACCTTGGGCTATTACGTTCTTTAAAATATGATGCGCTTGTCAAGCAAAACAGATATGAATATTTTGAATCCTTTGTGCGAAACTTCCCTGGAAAAGCTGGAGTAGCATTACGCGTTATAATACTCCGAAGATTCTTCCAATCCTTTGGAAAAAATGTTGTTTTATGGCCTGGAATAAGATTTCGATTTCCGTATAAAATAGAACTTGGAGATAATGTTTCAATTTCTTACGATTGCATTTTACAAGCTGGCGGTGGGATAGTTCTTGGTGATAATACGCTTATTGGGCCTTCTGTGAAAATATGGTCTGTGAATCATATGTTTAAGGAACTGGATAGACCAATAAACAGACAAGGGTACGAAGGTCGACCAGTAATTATTGGCAATGATTGCTGGATAGGTTCCAACTCTTTTATGAAACCTGGAACATATCTACCAAATGGATGTGTTGTTTTACCAGGTACTGTACTGGGAAAGATGATTATTCCTGAGTATAGTGTGATTTCCGGTAATCCGGCAAAGATTATAGGGCCAAGAAATCGTGTTGGTGCAATGCTTGGTTGGAAAAAGACAAAAGAAGAATCTGAATGAGCATTGGCGTTACTATAAGTAAGAAATTGATTCTTACCAATTCAATTAGCTCAATTATATCGCGAATTATTAGTGTTTTACTAGTTTTATGGTTGCAGCGATTTCTTATAAGCCGTGTACCAACTGATGAATACGCAATATATCCCGTTTTTATGTCGGGAATGATGTTTATGCTTCTTCTTCGTACTATTTTATCATCAGGTTTGGTAAGATATCTTTCAGATGCAAAAGCACGTCACGATAGCGAAAGAATATCCAGTATTGTATCAACCTTATTTGTTTTTAGTGTAATTATCGCCCTTTTTTCCTTAATTGGGGGTATCTTTCTTTCTATAAATATAACAAATATATTCACCATTGCACCGGATTATTCCTTTGACGCATTTATCATCGCCATTGTGTTATTTATATCGTTTTCTTTACAGGTTTTGTTTTCACCATTTGAAGTTGGACTTCACGTGGAACAAAAGTTTATTCTTCTCAATATAATTGAGATAGTATTGGTTATCTTAAGGATAATTATTCTATTAGTTCTGCTTTTTGGTATCAGCACAAGAGTTATTTGGGTAGCAGTGGCTAATGAATTAGCAAATATTACCGGTCTGGTTTTGAGATTCTTTTTATCAAGACATGTGATGCCCGAGCTGAAATTCAACATTAAACGATTCAATAGAAATATTGCGAAAGAACTTTTATCATTTGGCGGATGGTCATTCATAGGTCAAGCTGCATATCGTATAAGAACTCATGCTGATCCGATAATTTTAAACAAACTTGGAACGTCTT from Marispirochaeta sp. encodes the following:
- a CDS encoding oligosaccharide flippase family protein, encoding MSIGVTISKKLILTNSISSIISRIISVLLVLWLQRFLISRVPTDEYAIYPVFMSGMMFMLLLRTILSSGLVRYLSDAKARHDSERISSIVSTLFVFSVIIALFSLIGGIFLSINITNIFTIAPDYSFDAFIIAIVLFISFSLQVLFSPFEVGLHVEQKFILLNIIEIVLVILRIIILLVLLFGISTRVIWVAVANELANITGLVLRFFLSRHVMPELKFNIKRFNRNIAKELLSFGGWSFIGQAAYRIRTHADPIILNKLGTSFDVTCFYLGNMVLHHLTAFIMRVTQTILPSLTAMNAMGQRERLGKVFVRYNRIILWGFMLVATPVLFYRKEVVTLYVGERFSVVAIVLMLLLLSDASARTYSLLHNLAVAKGQVKFLAITGFIFQFTNIILTIILVGKYKMGAVGSALSTAIITIVFQSIILIPYSLWLAEVSFLNWFQNSVLLGFLPASITLISLSILKIFFSSPANWVTLLIHLVISVFIYLFALFFLSLTNEDKMDVDMVLKRILTLSSKRSIK
- a CDS encoding acyltransferase, giving the protein MEETMKFESWVVNESKPDANLGLLRSLKYDALVKQNRYEYFESFVRNFPGKAGVALRVIILRRFFQSFGKNVVLWPGIRFRFPYKIELGDNVSISYDCILQAGGGIVLGDNTLIGPSVKIWSVNHMFKELDRPINRQGYEGRPVIIGNDCWIGSNSFMKPGTYLPNGCVVLPGTVLGKMIIPEYSVISGNPAKIIGPRNRVGAMLGWKKTKEESE